A genomic stretch from Dehalococcoidia bacterium includes:
- the truB gene encoding tRNA pseudouridine(55) synthase TruB, producing the protein MTSGILNINKPAGWTSFDVVAFVRRRAGVKRAGHAGTLDPFAEGVLPVCLGQATRVIEYLMDARKEYRAVVRLGRETDTYDITGTVLREADASGVTREQFEEVLQKYEGEIMQRPPPFSAIKREGVPLYRLARAGQAVEAEPRPVRIYRIAVTLFEPPLAGFEVECGKGTYVRSLAHDIGRDLGVGGSLESLVRTRVGPFSLEKAAGIETLRSEFETGDWVERLAAPDEVLLDLPAAVFGEENERRVRNGMAPRLAVAAGGASGRIRAYTCGGDFLAVMHVDAPAVWRPEKVFASG; encoded by the coding sequence CTGACCAGCGGTATTCTTAACATAAACAAGCCCGCAGGCTGGACATCCTTCGATGTCGTGGCCTTCGTGCGGCGCCGGGCCGGCGTCAAGCGCGCCGGCCACGCAGGCACGCTCGACCCGTTCGCGGAGGGCGTGTTGCCTGTCTGTCTCGGCCAGGCCACGCGGGTAATCGAGTACCTGATGGACGCCCGAAAGGAGTATCGGGCGGTGGTGCGCCTCGGGCGCGAGACCGACACCTATGACATAACCGGCACCGTGCTGCGCGAAGCGGACGCGTCCGGCGTGACTCGTGAGCAGTTCGAAGAGGTCCTGCAGAAGTACGAGGGCGAGATTATGCAGAGGCCGCCCCCGTTCAGTGCCATCAAGAGGGAGGGCGTGCCGCTGTACAGGCTCGCCCGCGCCGGCCAGGCGGTCGAGGCCGAGCCCCGCCCGGTCCGCATCTACAGGATCGCCGTGACCCTGTTCGAACCACCCCTCGCCGGCTTCGAGGTCGAGTGCGGCAAGGGCACCTACGTGCGGTCCCTGGCTCACGACATCGGCCGCGACCTCGGCGTTGGCGGCTCGCTCGAGTCGCTGGTCAGGACGCGCGTGGGACCTTTTTCGCTCGAAAAGGCCGCCGGCATCGAAACGCTGAGGTCCGAGTTCGAGACGGGGGACTGGGTCGAGAGGCTGGCGGCGCCCGACGAGGTGCTGCTGGACCTCCCCGCGGCGGTCTTCGGGGAGGAGAACGAGCGCCGCGTACGCAACGGGATGGCTCCGAGGTTGGCCGTCGCGGCGGGAGGCGCCAGCGGCCGCATTCGCGCCTACA
- the rbfA gene encoding 30S ribosome-binding factor RbfA — MSRRTERVNDLIRDELSELLLRELNDPRLGGLISITHVDVSPDLMTARVFVSVMAPPEEQKQAMKALEAAGGFMHRELKKRLTMRKVPFLSFKLDTSIAEGAEVLSLLDKVQEQDRARGQS, encoded by the coding sequence ATGTCCCGCCGCACCGAGCGAGTCAACGACCTCATCCGCGACGAACTGAGCGAATTGCTCCTCCGTGAGCTGAACGACCCCCGCCTGGGCGGGCTGATCTCGATTACCCACGTCGACGTCAGCCCCGACCTCATGACCGCTCGCGTCTTCGTGAGCGTAATGGCGCCTCCGGAAGAGCAGAAGCAGGCGATGAAGGCACTGGAGGCGGCAGGAGGCTTCATGCACCGTGAGCTCAAGAAGCGCCTCACGATGCGAAAGGTGCCTTTCCTTAGCTTCAAGCTCGACACGTCGATCGCGGAAGGCGCCGAAGTCCTGAGCCTGCTCGACAAGGTGCAGGAGCAAGACCGCGCCCGAGGTCAGAGCTGA
- a CDS encoding DinB family protein, which produces MNAVAEAALIRMRRSLNDLRSVVRGLPAEGLNWRPGEATNSIAAQVAHVLKSANFLLSAAHSKDGDLNAYLKEREEAFHFSGDERALLEMLDAFDRRLPARLADIDEHDLADIVGWQGGPWEPASVAWCLLGVVEHLREHVGAAALTRQLWEQRDRR; this is translated from the coding sequence ATGAATGCAGTGGCAGAGGCGGCCCTTATCCGCATGCGCCGCTCCCTCAACGACCTCCGCTCTGTCGTGCGCGGCCTGCCCGCGGAGGGACTGAACTGGCGTCCGGGCGAGGCAACGAACTCCATCGCCGCCCAGGTCGCCCATGTGCTCAAGTCCGCGAACTTCCTGCTCTCCGCGGCGCACTCGAAGGACGGCGACTTGAACGCGTACCTGAAGGAGCGGGAGGAGGCCTTCCACTTCAGCGGCGACGAAAGAGCGCTGTTGGAGATGTTGGACGCCTTCGACAGAAGGCTGCCGGCCCGCCTCGCCGACATCGACGAGCACGACCTGGCGGACATCGTGGGCTGGCAGGGCGGGCCCTGGGAGCCGGCCAGCGTCGCCTGGTGCCTGCTGGGCGTGGTCGAGCATCTGCGCGAGCACGTCGGGGCCGCCGCGCTCACCAGGCAACTGTGGGAACAACGGGATCGGAGGTGA